Proteins from a single region of Dyadobacter fanqingshengii:
- the serS gene encoding serine--tRNA ligase, which translates to MLQTNFIRENRDFTIAGLTKKHFKDAAEVVDQIIELDKKRRQLQQDLDETLAESNAKAREIGGLMKAGATAEAEAAKAETAVLKERSKSLDEAHKDIEAKLLQELVKLPNLPHESVPEGRTADDNVNVLEAGEKPVLPKGALPHWELIEKLGKNQAPIIDFKLGNKISGAGFPVYKGKAARLQRAMIAFFLDEAGKAGYTEVQPPIVVNADSGFATGQLPDKEGQMYHDAQDDLYLIPTAEVPVTNLYRDVIVAESDLPVKNVAYTPCFRREAGSWGAHVRGLNRLHQFDKVEIVQINKAEDSYKALDEMVEHVKSLLGKLELPYRILRLCGGDMGFTSALTYDFEVWSAGQERWLECSSVSNFETYQANRLKLRYKTADKKTQLLHTLNGSALALPRIVAALLENNQQADGTVKIPAALVPYCGFDIIE; encoded by the coding sequence ATGTTACAAACGAATTTTATCCGCGAGAACAGAGACTTTACCATCGCTGGGTTAACAAAAAAGCATTTCAAGGATGCAGCGGAAGTTGTAGATCAGATTATTGAACTTGATAAGAAGCGCAGACAATTGCAGCAGGATTTAGATGAGACATTAGCCGAATCCAATGCGAAAGCCAGGGAAATCGGCGGGCTCATGAAGGCTGGCGCAACAGCGGAAGCAGAGGCTGCGAAGGCGGAAACTGCTGTGTTAAAAGAGCGCTCTAAGTCACTGGACGAAGCGCACAAGGACATTGAAGCCAAACTGCTTCAGGAACTCGTGAAGCTGCCTAATTTGCCGCATGAAAGCGTTCCGGAAGGGAGAACAGCTGATGACAATGTGAATGTGCTGGAAGCCGGGGAAAAACCGGTTTTACCAAAGGGCGCATTACCGCATTGGGAATTGATTGAGAAGCTCGGCAAAAACCAGGCGCCTATCATTGATTTCAAGTTAGGAAACAAAATATCGGGTGCAGGGTTTCCGGTATATAAAGGAAAAGCCGCAAGGCTTCAGAGGGCTATGATCGCTTTTTTTCTGGATGAAGCTGGAAAAGCGGGTTACACAGAAGTGCAGCCACCGATCGTAGTCAATGCGGATTCAGGCTTTGCTACGGGACAATTGCCTGACAAAGAAGGTCAAATGTATCATGACGCACAGGATGACCTTTATCTGATTCCTACTGCGGAGGTTCCGGTTACCAATTTGTATCGGGACGTAATCGTTGCCGAAAGCGATTTGCCTGTTAAAAATGTAGCTTATACGCCCTGTTTTCGGCGCGAGGCAGGAAGTTGGGGCGCACACGTCCGGGGATTGAACCGTTTGCACCAGTTTGATAAAGTGGAAATTGTACAGATCAATAAGGCTGAGGATTCTTACAAGGCCTTGGATGAAATGGTGGAGCATGTAAAAAGTCTTCTTGGAAAACTCGAACTCCCCTACCGAATTCTACGCCTTTGCGGAGGCGATATGGGCTTTACATCGGCGCTTACATACGATTTCGAAGTTTGGTCAGCCGGGCAAGAGCGCTGGCTGGAATGCAGCTCTGTTTCTAATTTCGAAACATATCAGGCTAACAGATTGAAATTGAGATATAAAACGGCAGATAAAAAAACACAGTTGCTGCATACATTAAATGGCTCAGCGCTTGCATTGCCGCGCATCGTGGCGGCATTGCTGGAAAATAATCAGCAGGCTGATGGAACGGTTAAAATTCCTGCCGCGCTGGTTCCCTATTGTGGTTTTGATATTATAGAATAA
- a CDS encoding aspartate kinase, whose product MQVWKFGGTSVGKPERMHSIRELLNGDPNRKIVVLSALSGSTNALIAIGEAAKAYDDAKANSLTEDLKAHYLLFIKELYSTEAGLEEGKNIVETEFGFIKSLIGIKPFTIKQEKELVAEGEILSTKMFQAYLEEKGENSVLLPALDFMRIDADGEPELATIEDKLVTILNQYTDKQTIITQGFICRNPREEVDNLKRGGSDYTASLIGGAIRADEIQIWTDIDGMHNNDPRIVKRTFPIRELTFEEAAELAYFGAKILHPSTITPAKLRGVPVRLKNTMQPEAPGTLIANQTSDRDIKAIAAKDNITAIYIHSTRMLNAYGFLRRVFEIFEKYKTPVDMITTSEVSVSVTIDNSENLEQISAELREFADLEEHDRDQNIICIVGNFSADKEGIALKVLDAMKHIPIRMISYGASEHNLSLLIHSKYKAEALNVLNERLFYYEDAMKDIFTAP is encoded by the coding sequence ATGCAAGTCTGGAAATTTGGCGGGACTTCGGTAGGAAAACCGGAACGCATGCATTCAATCCGCGAACTGCTTAACGGCGATCCTAATCGCAAAATCGTTGTTTTGTCCGCGCTATCAGGATCTACCAATGCGCTCATCGCCATCGGCGAAGCCGCAAAAGCTTATGACGATGCGAAAGCGAACTCGCTCACGGAAGATTTGAAGGCACATTATCTGCTCTTTATTAAGGAGTTATACTCAACGGAGGCGGGGCTTGAAGAAGGAAAGAACATTGTTGAGACAGAATTCGGCTTTATCAAATCACTGATCGGCATCAAACCTTTCACCATTAAGCAGGAAAAAGAACTTGTTGCAGAAGGGGAAATCCTGAGCACCAAAATGTTCCAGGCTTATCTGGAAGAAAAAGGGGAAAACTCCGTGTTGCTTCCAGCCTTGGATTTCATGCGCATTGATGCAGACGGCGAACCGGAACTTGCTACAATTGAGGATAAATTGGTGACAATTTTAAACCAATATACAGATAAACAGACGATCATTACGCAAGGGTTTATTTGCAGAAACCCGCGAGAAGAGGTTGATAATTTGAAAAGAGGAGGGTCTGATTATACAGCTTCTCTGATTGGTGGCGCCATCCGTGCGGATGAGATCCAGATCTGGACCGATATTGATGGAATGCATAACAACGATCCGCGCATTGTGAAAAGGACTTTTCCAATTCGCGAGCTGACATTTGAAGAGGCCGCGGAACTGGCTTATTTCGGGGCCAAGATTTTGCACCCGAGCACGATCACGCCAGCCAAACTTCGCGGTGTGCCGGTTAGGTTAAAAAACACAATGCAGCCGGAAGCTCCGGGAACATTGATCGCTAACCAAACTTCGGATCGCGACATTAAGGCGATTGCCGCAAAAGACAACATTACCGCCATTTACATACATTCGACCCGTATGCTGAATGCCTACGGCTTCCTTCGTAGGGTGTTTGAAATTTTCGAAAAATACAAAACACCGGTTGATATGATCACAACTTCCGAGGTGTCGGTTTCTGTGACCATTGACAATTCCGAAAACCTGGAACAGATCAGTGCAGAGTTGCGTGAATTTGCTGATTTAGAAGAGCATGACCGCGACCAAAATATCATTTGCATTGTCGGAAATTTTAGTGCGGACAAAGAAGGAATTGCATTAAAAGTGCTTGATGCAATGAAACATATTCCTATACGAATGATTTCGTATGGTGCATCCGAACATAACTTGTCACTGCTCATTCATTCCAAATACAAGGCAGAAGCATTGAATGTGCTGAATGAGCGCCTGTTTTATTACGAAGATGCAATGAAAGACATTTTTACAGCTCCATAA
- the ribH gene encoding 6,7-dimethyl-8-ribityllumazine synthase: MSSADKNLSVFNTEGLPDISSKKFAIVVAEWNSEVTERLFEGAYQTLLTYGSTPENIERGNVPGSFELTLGAQWFAERRDIDAVIALGVVIQGETKHNDYINHAVAQGITNVSLKSGKPIIFGVLTPNTMEQALDRAGGVHGNKGDEAAMTAIKMLGLWHQIAVAQTRFSI, translated from the coding sequence ATGTCAAGTGCTGATAAAAATTTAAGTGTTTTCAATACGGAAGGCTTGCCGGACATTAGCTCAAAAAAGTTTGCGATCGTGGTGGCAGAATGGAATAGCGAGGTCACCGAAAGGCTATTTGAAGGTGCTTATCAAACATTGCTCACATACGGCTCAACGCCCGAAAACATCGAAAGAGGAAATGTTCCGGGAAGTTTCGAGCTGACACTGGGCGCACAGTGGTTTGCAGAACGTCGCGATATTGATGCGGTCATCGCATTGGGCGTGGTTATCCAGGGTGAAACAAAGCACAATGATTACATCAATCACGCTGTTGCACAGGGCATTACCAATGTTAGTTTGAAATCTGGTAAACCCATCATTTTTGGTGTTTTGACGCCCAATACAATGGAGCAGGCACTCGACCGCGCAGGCGGCGTTCACGGCAACAAAGGAGACGAAGCCGCCATGACAGCGATTAAAATGCTCGGCCTCTGGCACCAAATCGCCGTTGCACAAACCAGATTCTCAATTTAA